A window from Thermoflexus sp. encodes these proteins:
- a CDS encoding LysE family transporter, producing MEWIFLRGLLLSLSLSIPLGPGNLAILRAGLRSGWRGAILTGLGTVAGDLTYFTLSLLGAATLLSQWPALGTGLAAAGAVLLIGLGGLTLRDAWRGVTVSLKPMASSSRLFLTGMAITLTNPMVLLWFAAISSTMLRLGIPEVTPSTVAMFYGGFTTGSILWVGVLGLATRGSIQRLSPGVLRVLTLLCGLTLLTLGGWSGARLLGGLGSFAG from the coding sequence ATGGAGTGGATCTTCCTTCGCGGGTTGTTGCTCAGCCTTTCCCTCTCTATCCCCTTGGGGCCGGGGAATCTGGCCATTCTGCGGGCGGGGCTTCGCAGCGGGTGGAGAGGGGCAATCCTCACCGGCCTGGGGACGGTGGCGGGGGATCTCACCTACTTCACCCTGAGCCTGCTGGGGGCGGCAACCCTTCTTTCTCAATGGCCGGCCCTGGGAACGGGCCTCGCGGCGGCCGGAGCCGTCCTGCTGATCGGATTGGGAGGACTGACCCTTCGGGACGCGTGGCGGGGAGTGACGGTTTCCCTGAAACCGATGGCCTCATCCTCCCGCCTGTTCCTCACCGGGATGGCGATCACCCTGACGAATCCGATGGTCCTCCTCTGGTTCGCGGCCATCTCCTCCACGATGCTCCGCCTGGGGATCCCGGAGGTCACGCCTTCGACGGTGGCGATGTTCTATGGAGGCTTCACGACGGGGAGCATCCTGTGGGTGGGGGTGCTGGGTCTGGCGACCCGGGGGAGCATCCAGCGGCTCTCCCCCGGGGTTCTGCGCGTCCTGACCCTGTTATGCGGATTGACCCTGCTCACGCTGGGGGGATGGAGCGGAGCTCGGCTGCTCGGAGGATTGGGCTCCTTCGCGGGTTGA